In one Nitrospirota bacterium genomic region, the following are encoded:
- the hyfB gene encoding hydrogenase 4 subunit B: MENLISAGIFCFLSGTAVSLMPVRKIKTYAFLLSSFGALFLGIAGLYMLQDRQAYFPSFQISSFFEFAFHADALSGFFTAVISLLTIAVSIYSVGYAKDIERKGLMGFLFNTFLLSLYAVVLSGNIITFLVSWETMSVISYFLVTFDRTEKSARAGLIYAVMTHVGTAFIIVLFLILYRYTGSMSFSAIKEHAAQIPQNLKHLIFIFSVIGFGTKAGIIPLHTWLPLAHPAAPSNISSLMSGVMIKTGIYGLLRIVMDIMGPGYEWWGITIIVIGALSSVLGVLYAMMEHDIKRLLAYHSVENIGIILLGIGASIMFKSHGLNNLAAIALIAGLYHTLNHALFKSLLFLGAGSVMHAAHTKNMEEMGGLLKLMPYTGLFFLIGSVSICALPPFNGFVSEWLTYQSLLLGFKSPSITSKIISPLGGAALALTGALAAACFVKAFGISFLGMPRSHPAENAREVSPSMIAGMALLAALCLLSGIFPGSVITIVSNAVYPIAGSSGMLLSKGFLYLAETSSSLSPAVILITMLVMFAAAVIFVISAGGRKKITYAGSWDCGIPLLTPRMQYTATAFTKPVKLIFKRIYLPRRELKVSYIIKPFFVRSIRYSGEITPFFDKYFYAPVTGFIHKVAERVRLLQSGSLHLYLGYILITLILLLIFGT, encoded by the coding sequence ATGGAAAATCTTATAAGCGCAGGCATTTTTTGTTTTCTCTCCGGCACGGCAGTCTCCCTGATGCCTGTCCGGAAAATAAAAACCTATGCCTTCCTGCTCTCATCATTCGGCGCACTGTTTCTCGGCATTGCAGGACTATACATGTTACAGGACAGGCAGGCATATTTCCCCTCTTTCCAGATATCGTCATTTTTTGAGTTTGCCTTTCATGCTGATGCGCTTTCAGGTTTTTTTACTGCGGTTATTTCACTCCTCACGATAGCAGTGTCAATCTATTCCGTCGGTTACGCAAAAGATATTGAGCGTAAAGGACTGATGGGTTTCCTGTTTAACACCTTTCTTCTGAGCTTGTATGCCGTGGTGCTTTCAGGCAATATCATTACTTTCCTCGTATCATGGGAAACCATGTCTGTTATTTCTTATTTTCTTGTTACATTTGACAGAACTGAAAAATCGGCAAGGGCAGGACTTATTTATGCCGTAATGACCCACGTCGGGACCGCCTTCATAATTGTACTCTTTCTGATTCTTTACAGGTATACGGGAAGCATGAGCTTTTCAGCGATAAAAGAGCATGCCGCACAAATCCCGCAAAATCTGAAACATCTGATATTTATTTTTTCTGTAATCGGATTCGGCACAAAGGCTGGGATAATCCCCCTTCACACATGGCTTCCGCTGGCGCACCCCGCGGCGCCGTCCAATATCTCGTCCCTGATGTCAGGCGTGATGATAAAAACAGGCATCTATGGGCTGCTGCGAATAGTCATGGATATAATGGGACCGGGGTATGAATGGTGGGGAATTACAATAATCGTAATCGGCGCACTCTCCTCTGTACTGGGCGTCCTGTATGCCATGATGGAGCATGATATTAAAAGACTCCTTGCATATCACAGCGTTGAAAATATCGGCATAATCCTGCTTGGCATAGGCGCTTCAATAATGTTCAAAAGCCATGGTCTTAATAATCTTGCCGCAATAGCTCTTATTGCAGGGCTTTATCATACATTAAACCACGCCTTATTCAAGAGCCTGCTCTTCCTTGGCGCCGGCTCTGTCATGCATGCCGCGCATACAAAAAACATGGAAGAAATGGGCGGACTCCTTAAATTAATGCCGTACACAGGGTTGTTTTTTCTCATCGGCTCTGTTTCAATATGCGCCCTGCCGCCTTTCAATGGATTTGTAAGCGAATGGCTCACTTACCAGTCGCTGCTCCTCGGTTTTAAATCCCCGTCTATCACGTCAAAGATTATCTCACCGCTTGGAGGCGCAGCGCTGGCCCTCACGGGCGCGCTTGCCGCCGCCTGTTTTGTAAAGGCCTTCGGCATATCATTCCTCGGGATGCCGAGGAGTCATCCTGCGGAAAATGCAAGAGAGGTCTCTCCCTCAATGATTGCCGGCATGGCTTTGCTTGCCGCACTTTGTCTTTTATCCGGAATATTCCCGGGCTCTGTGATAACGATTGTTTCCAATGCCGTTTATCCGATTGCGGGCTCATCCGGAATGCTGTTGTCAAAAGGCTTTCTTTATCTGGCTGAAACCTCGTCCTCTCTTTCACCTGCAGTAATTCTAATTACAATGCTCGTCATGTTTGCGGCGGCAGTTATTTTCGTCATAAGTGCCGGAGGCAGGAAAAAAATCACTTATGCCGGGTCGTGGGACTGCGGCATTCCTTTGCTTACTCCGCGCATGCAATACACCGCAACTGCATTTACAAAACCCGTGAAACTGATATTTAAAAGGATATACCTCCCGAGGAGAGAGCTTAAGGTTTCATATATCATTAAACCGTTTTTTGTAAGGTCCATAAGATACAGCGGGGAAATCACACCTTTTTTTGACAAGTATTTTTATGCCCCTGTTACCGGCTTCATTCACAAGGTTGCGGAAAGGGTCAGATTGCTTCAGTCAGGCAGCCTTCATCTTTATCTTGGTTATATATTGATAACGCTTATACTGCTTTTGATATTCGGGACCTGA
- a CDS encoding respiratory chain complex I subunit 1 family protein, with amino-acid sequence MEHFQFLIIIIFSPLLNGIIKKLKAAMQGRTGPGVFQQYWDLLRLFKKDLVISNAASWIFKAAPYIVFTSMIAAAMIVPVITTKTSSAVMGDVIALIYILALGRFFMALAGLDAGTAFGGEGSSREMTVAILVEPMMMLSIFTAAISAGTTNIALIAAKQNVFYSPSHVLALTAFLVAIVAETGRIPVDNPDTHLELTMIHEGMLLEYSGKYLALMEWAHYIKQMLLFTLAADIFFPLGISNNTGFSELAVSSGAYFLKMLFMAFLMALTESTRAKLRFFQLPSLLGGAFVLALLSLLTYIMMGK; translated from the coding sequence ATGGAACATTTTCAGTTTTTAATAATCATAATTTTTTCTCCGCTCCTTAACGGGATAATCAAAAAACTTAAGGCGGCTATGCAGGGCAGGACCGGCCCTGGCGTATTCCAGCAGTATTGGGACCTGCTGCGCCTATTTAAAAAGGACCTGGTTATCTCAAACGCTGCTTCCTGGATATTTAAGGCGGCTCCCTACATAGTATTTACATCCATGATTGCCGCCGCGATGATTGTTCCAGTTATAACCACAAAAACTTCTTCAGCCGTAATGGGAGACGTCATAGCATTGATTTATATCCTTGCCCTCGGAAGGTTCTTTATGGCGCTGGCAGGGCTTGACGCAGGCACAGCCTTTGGCGGAGAAGGAAGCAGCAGGGAAATGACAGTAGCCATTCTTGTGGAACCAATGATGATGCTCAGCATATTCACCGCAGCCATATCCGCAGGCACAACAAATATAGCGCTGATTGCCGCAAAGCAGAATGTTTTCTACTCCCCGTCTCACGTCCTGGCCCTGACTGCCTTCCTGGTGGCAATAGTGGCAGAGACAGGCCGGATACCTGTAGACAATCCTGACACACATCTTGAGCTAACAATGATTCACGAAGGGATGCTGCTTGAATATTCAGGGAAATACCTTGCCCTTATGGAATGGGCCCATTACATAAAACAGATGCTTTTATTCACCCTTGCGGCTGATATATTTTTTCCGCTGGGCATTTCAAACAATACAGGATTTTCAGAGCTTGCCGTATCATCCGGAGCTTATTTTTTGAAAATGCTTTTTATGGCATTTCTTATGGCATTGACGGAGTCAACAAGGGCCAAGCTGAGATTTTTCCAGCTCCCGTCTCTTCTCGGAGGGGCGTTTGTTCTTGCGCTGCTGTCGCTTTTGACTTACATAATGATGGGGAAATAA
- a CDS encoding hydrogenase — MRNWIQTASVIDFISVCILLTVIAMNALKRLESCINAYRINSWLLSLLIAITALMVGEIHLYIASAVTLLSKGLLIPVFLRKIVKQMKVTHDVEPYISNALSLTISGILVAVVYASLREGIFVTGFSRNVLQISIAVILIGLFIMITRRKAVIQVIGLLFMENGLFLAGFSLTFGMPTIIELGVLFDMLMGVIILGIFAVQIKKAFSSSDLDKLTVLKG; from the coding sequence ATGAGAAACTGGATTCAGACAGCTTCGGTAATTGATTTTATATCAGTGTGCATACTCCTCACCGTTATTGCAATGAATGCGCTTAAAAGACTTGAGTCCTGCATCAACGCCTACCGCATTAATTCATGGCTGCTTTCATTATTAATAGCCATTACGGCATTAATGGTAGGAGAAATACATCTTTATATTGCGTCTGCCGTAACCCTTTTAAGCAAGGGGCTCCTAATACCCGTGTTCCTCAGAAAAATTGTAAAACAAATGAAGGTCACTCATGACGTAGAGCCGTACATAAGCAATGCCCTGTCGCTAACCATATCGGGGATTCTCGTTGCTGTCGTTTATGCTTCATTGAGGGAAGGCATCTTTGTCACGGGTTTTTCAAGAAATGTCCTTCAAATCTCAATAGCAGTTATACTTATCGGGCTTTTTATTATGATTACAAGGAGAAAAGCCGTGATTCAGGTCATCGGACTGTTGTTTATGGAAAACGGGCTTTTTCTTGCGGGCTTTTCCCTGACATTCGGGATGCCTACGATTATAGAACTCGGGGTTTTATTTGACATGCTCATGGGCGTGATAATACTTGGAATATTTGCCGTACAGATTAAAAAGGCATTTTCTTCTTCAGATCTTGATAAGCTTACAGTTTTGAAAGGATAA
- a CDS encoding hydrogenase 4 subunit F — translation MTGILLIPLITAVICYIIRGVRATGYANMAGACMLAVFSVPAIISSVSSPLEMMNGMLYMDALSGYIMSLVIFLSLASAIYSVGYLEHELKAGLMDLKGIKRYYTLFHLFIFTMLLVTMANNLAVMWIAIEATTIVSALLIALGFSKRPMAIEAAWKYIILCTVGITFALLGIFITYYASISVTGGEGILNWTALKGIAGRLNPSTMKLAFIFILVGYGTKAGLAPVHNWLPDAHSEAPSPISALLSGILLNTAFYGVLRFISITEPSTGDIFTGNLLIIFGLVSIGISSVFMLVQDNYKRLLAYSSIEHMGIISLGAGIGGLAGFYGAFLHILNHALSKPLMFFTSGRIQAHYGSTKIENVCGVLSSMPLLGTLTFIGALSLAGAPPFNIFLSEFTILKAGIDKGLWTAVGLFLFFAVIVFYGVLSGFGKILLGNKKPEFRIQNNSDSRADIFSNMIMIGMASMIILLGVTIPDFIDNTIIKCIGALGVK, via the coding sequence ATGACCGGAATTCTTCTGATACCGCTCATTACAGCGGTTATCTGCTATATCATTAGGGGCGTCAGGGCAACAGGTTATGCAAACATGGCAGGCGCCTGTATGCTTGCAGTGTTTTCCGTTCCCGCAATCATTTCATCAGTATCTTCACCTTTGGAAATGATGAACGGCATGCTTTACATGGACGCCCTCTCCGGCTATATCATGTCGCTGGTAATATTTCTCAGCCTTGCCTCAGCAATTTACTCTGTCGGTTACCTTGAACACGAATTAAAGGCCGGACTTATGGACCTCAAAGGGATTAAGAGATATTATACGCTTTTTCATCTGTTTATCTTTACCATGCTTTTGGTGACAATGGCTAACAACCTTGCGGTAATGTGGATTGCCATAGAGGCTACAACCATAGTATCCGCCCTGCTTATCGCGCTCGGGTTTTCAAAGAGACCGATGGCAATAGAAGCGGCTTGGAAATATATAATCCTCTGCACCGTAGGCATCACATTTGCCCTTCTCGGGATATTCATAACATATTACGCATCCATTTCCGTCACAGGAGGCGAAGGCATATTGAACTGGACCGCGCTTAAGGGCATTGCCGGAAGGCTTAACCCGTCAACAATGAAACTGGCATTTATATTCATTCTTGTCGGCTACGGAACAAAGGCCGGGCTTGCGCCTGTGCATAACTGGCTTCCTGATGCCCACAGTGAGGCGCCAAGCCCCATAAGCGCACTGCTCTCGGGAATACTCTTAAACACGGCCTTCTATGGGGTCCTGCGTTTCATCTCCATTACAGAGCCGTCAACAGGAGATATTTTTACAGGCAACCTGCTTATTATTTTCGGGCTTGTCTCAATCGGCATATCATCCGTCTTCATGCTTGTGCAGGACAATTATAAAAGGCTTCTTGCATACAGCAGCATTGAACACATGGGAATTATCTCGCTCGGAGCCGGCATTGGAGGCTTGGCAGGTTTTTACGGGGCCTTTCTCCATATATTAAATCATGCGCTGTCAAAACCCTTAATGTTTTTTACATCGGGAAGAATTCAGGCGCATTACGGCTCTACAAAAATAGAAAATGTCTGCGGGGTATTATCTTCAATGCCCCTGCTTGGGACGCTGACCTTCATCGGAGCGCTCTCGCTTGCAGGAGCCCCGCCCTTTAATATATTTTTAAGCGAATTTACAATCTTAAAAGCAGGCATAGACAAAGGTCTGTGGACTGCCGTCGGACTGTTTCTGTTTTTTGCCGTGATTGTCTTTTACGGAGTGCTTTCCGGATTCGGAAAAATACTCCTTGGAAACAAGAAGCCAGAATTCAGAATTCAAAATAACAGCGACAGCCGGGCGGATATTTTCTCAAATATGATAATGATTGGAATGGCATCAATGATAATTCTCCTCGGTGTCACCATCCCTGATTTCATAGACAATACAATAATAAAGTGCATTGGGGCTCTTGGAGTAAAATAA
- a CDS encoding NADH-quinone oxidoreductase subunit C, giving the protein MEKILNKALKTSERLNEFYIETSKIDFKNACVYLVEKKQALLRLMFAADEREIDNVFRIYSVFSVPGINKLYIIVLSLHEDDAEFPSITHLIPSAHWYEREINDMFGLTPNGHPDPRRLVLHDEFPAGVYPLRKDYRFKNGGWFKGQGERISSQESAMSDKKELAACPLPLAPYKFMQVEGEGIYEIPVGPVHAGIIEPGHFRFSAVGETIFFLEPRLFYTHKGTEKHFERLGFADGVKLAERVSGTSSFSHSSAYCMAVERMAGLEITENAQAIRTLLLELERLYNHIGDIGNICAGTGLAVGYAKGAVIKEQLMQLNERLAGSRYLRGVNTIGGVAKDILQHRDDILSAIEIITKDYKKLMKLLLGAISHVERLENTGRLSRDIALKLGATGITARASGINDDLRKSHPHLLYDRLEFEVHTMAKGDVFSRMMLRAEEAECSISMINTLLETSYRGDLAVKVNNIPECSSALGYTESPRGSVFYWVMSDKNGMPLRVKLRSPSFCNWPVVPFAVHGNIVPDFPLCNKSFNLSYSGCDM; this is encoded by the coding sequence ATGGAGAAGATTTTAAATAAGGCGCTAAAAACAAGTGAGCGGCTTAATGAATTTTATATTGAAACAAGCAAAATTGACTTTAAGAACGCCTGTGTTTATCTCGTTGAGAAAAAACAGGCCTTATTAAGGCTCATGTTTGCCGCTGACGAAAGAGAAATAGACAACGTCTTTAGAATATATTCGGTATTTTCTGTTCCGGGCATAAATAAGCTTTATATAATTGTCCTGTCCCTGCATGAGGATGACGCTGAATTTCCGTCAATAACTCATCTCATTCCTTCAGCCCATTGGTACGAACGCGAGATAAATGACATGTTCGGGCTGACGCCGAACGGTCATCCGGACCCGAGGAGGCTCGTATTGCATGACGAATTTCCCGCCGGGGTCTACCCTCTAAGAAAAGATTACCGTTTTAAAAACGGGGGATGGTTTAAAGGACAGGGTGAAAGAATCAGCAGTCAAGAATCAGCAATGAGTGATAAGAAAGAACTTGCTGCTTGCCCCTTGCCCCTTGCCCCTTATAAGTTCATGCAGGTTGAAGGGGAAGGAATTTACGAAATACCGGTGGGACCTGTTCACGCCGGAATAATTGAACCCGGTCATTTCAGATTCAGCGCTGTCGGAGAAACCATATTTTTCCTTGAGCCAAGATTGTTTTATACACATAAAGGCACGGAAAAACACTTTGAGCGCCTCGGTTTTGCAGATGGCGTAAAACTTGCGGAAAGGGTTTCAGGCACTTCGTCGTTTTCCCATTCATCGGCATACTGTATGGCAGTGGAAAGAATGGCAGGCCTTGAAATTACTGAAAATGCACAGGCAATACGGACGCTCCTGCTTGAGCTTGAAAGACTGTATAACCACATAGGAGATATCGGCAACATCTGCGCAGGCACAGGGCTTGCCGTCGGATATGCAAAGGGGGCAGTCATTAAAGAACAGCTCATGCAGCTTAATGAAAGACTTGCCGGGAGCCGGTATTTAAGGGGTGTTAACACCATAGGCGGAGTTGCAAAAGACATCTTGCAGCACAGAGACGACATCCTCTCTGCCATTGAAATAATTACAAAAGATTACAAGAAACTCATGAAGTTATTGCTTGGCGCTATATCCCACGTAGAGAGGCTTGAAAATACAGGCCGGCTGTCAAGAGATATTGCATTAAAGTTAGGCGCAACCGGCATCACTGCAAGGGCGTCAGGTATTAACGACGACCTCAGAAAGTCGCATCCGCATCTGCTTTATGACAGGCTTGAATTTGAAGTTCATACAATGGCTAAAGGCGATGTATTCTCAAGAATGATGCTTAGGGCAGAGGAGGCGGAATGTTCAATATCAATGATCAACACACTCCTTGAAACAAGTTATCGGGGAGATTTAGCCGTGAAAGTCAATAATATACCTGAATGTTCTTCCGCTCTCGGTTATACTGAATCGCCGAGAGGCTCGGTATTTTACTGGGTGATGTCGGATAAAAACGGTATGCCTCTGAGGGTAAAACTGCGGTCGCCGTCTTTTTGCAACTGGCCTGTCGTGCC